The following DNA comes from Rhodopseudomonas boonkerdii.
ATCAATCGCTCGACGAAGCCGGCCGCACGATGTTCTTCGAGACGCTGGCGCATAAATACGGCCCCGATCGCGACAAGCTTGAAAAGGCCATCGAAGCCTGGCGCGCGAAACCCACCGGCGAAGGCGCCGGCGCGCTGCATGTCGCCTCCGAGCCGCAACGGCAGGAACTGTTCCGCCGGCTCAACCGTGCGCCCGGCGGCACCAGCGAACTCGTCAAGATGCGCGAGGATCTGCTCGATCTGAAGAACGGCAACAAGGAGCTCAACGCGGTCGACAACGACATCGTTCATCTGTTCGCATCGTGGTTCAACAGGGGTTTTCTCGTGCTGCGCAGGATCGACTGGTCGACGCCCGCAAACATCCTCGAAAAGGTCATCAAATACGAGGCGGTGCACGAAATTCACGACTGGGACGATCTGCGCCGCCGCATCGATCCGGTCGATCGCCGTTGCTATGCCTTCTTCCATCCCGCCTTGGTCGACGAGCCGCTGATCTTCGTCGAAGTCGCGCTGACGGAAACCATTCCCGGCGCCATCGCACCGCTGCTCGCCAAGGATCGCCAGCCCGTGCCGATCGAGCGCGCGCGCACCGCCGTGTTCTATTCGATCTCGAACTGCCAGCGCGGCCTCGGCGGCATTTCGTTCGGCAATTTCCTGATCAAGCAGGTGGTCGAGGAGCTGCGCCGCGAGCTGCCGAAGCTCGACACCTTTGTCACCCTGTCGCCGGTCCCCGGTTTCATGAAGTGGCTGAAGAAGGCGGACGATCTCAACCTGTCGGACGAAGACCGCGCCCTGGTCGCGATGCTGGACGATCCGCTCTGGGTAAACGATGTCGCGCTGCGCGAGCAACTCAAGCCTGTCATGGAAGGCCTTGCCGCGCATTACTTCCTGAAGGCGAAGAACGCGCGCGGCGGTCCGGTGGATTCCGTCGCCCGCTTCCATCTCGGCAATGGTGCACGGCTGGAGCGCATCGACTGGCTCGGCGACACCTCGGCAAAGGGGCTGCGCGAGTCCGCCAGCCTGATGGTGAACTATCTGTATCGTCTCGACGATATCGAGAAGAACCACGAAGCCTATGCCGACCACTACGAGATCGCGGCATCCGGCGCGGTGAAGAAACTGCTGAAAACCGAAGGCGGCGGATTGAAGCTGCTGGATAGCATGCGGTTTTCAAGGGCGGAGTGATCGCCCTTGACCTCTCCCCGTTTGCGGCAGAGCTATCGCATACGGAGGAGGATAGTGTTCGGTCTGCATGGTTCGAGACGCCCGCTTCGCGGGCTCCTCACCATGAGGGTCTTCTATGGCGCCATACTCCTTCCTCATCCTGAGGAGCGGCCGCTTTCGGCCGCGTCTCGAAGGATGGCCACGAGCTGCTTCGGCGACCAAGTGGAACCGCCGGCCGCAACCGGAGAAGGAATTACTTACAAGCCTTGGTCTCTTTCACCATCAGCTTGCTCATCGCGCCCGCGATGACGAAATCGTTGTAGTCCAGCGCCAGCGCGCGGGACACGCCGTTCTCGTAGAGTTCGAACGACATGGCATAGACCGGTGTCTGCTCGCCGCCATCGCTCGCCTTTGCAGATTTGTCATAGTAGCTCACCGTCACCGGCCAGCGCACCAGCGCCTTCATCTTGTCGTCGCTTGTCGACGGATCGGGTTGCGCGACCTTGCGATCGCCCGGGATCGCCTGCCCGATCACCGTCAGGGTGCTGTAGACCTTCTCGCCAGTGTCGGAGCCGTCGAACACGTTAAGTTCGAGAACCGACTTGCCCTCTTTCGCAGCGGCGATAATGCGATGGATCTGTTCGGTCGGAAATACGATGTCACCATCGAGCTTGATGGTTTTCTTCGCCGGCAGCGTCAGCTTGACATTGATATGATCGCCTTCGCGCTCGGCGATGCCGTCGATCTTGTTGGGATCGCCGTCGTTCATCTGGGTGTCGATCTTGAAGCGATAGCTCTTGCCGTCGCCGGACTCCCAGCTGGTGGAGCGCAGATCGCTCAGCGTCGTCTTGTCCTCGCCGCTGTTGAGCTCCGAGACCTGACGGAAATCGGAGGAATAGCCCTCGCAGCTGCTGCCGGTGAAGCTGTACAGGATGCGGCCGGTGGCGGCGTTCACATTGGCATTGCCGCGCGATTTGCTGAGCTTCAGTTCATACAGCGCCTGATGCGCAAGGAACGGCACCGTCGATCCCGGCGCCGCTGCATGGCTTGCGGGCGCCAGCAATGCAGCGGCGCTGAGCGCCAAAGCGGCAGCCGAGGAACGCAAGAGCGGGGCGGAGCGGCGCATGGATTCGTCCCTTGTGTTGAAACCATCACAATAGAGAGCGCCCTATTGCGCCGCAACTGGGGCCGTCTGCGGCACGTCCGGCCACGACCCGCGGAATGCCATATTTCGCAAGGATTGTGGCGGAAGCCGGATCAGGGGATGCGCGTTAGCCGTCGTCCGAACGTCACTTGCATGGGCGGACACGATGGGGGAAACAGACTTGCCTGTCCGCCGGCAACGCCGTTCAGGCTCAACATCGAACTTTGGGGATTTTTTGCATGCCAGGTGCAGTCGAGCAGAAACTCGCGGAATTGGGTGTCACCCTTCATGAACCGGTCAGCCCGGTAGCCAATTACGTGGGCTTCGTGCGCACCGGCAATCTGCTGTTCGTCTCCGGCCAGATCTGCCTCGGCGCCGATGGCAAGCTGATCGCCAAGGGTAAGCTCGGCGCCAATGTCAGCCTCGAGGATGGCGTCGCCGCCGCCCGCGGCTGCGCCATCAACATTCTCGCCCAGGTCAAGGCCGCCCTCGGCGATCTCGACAAGGTCGCCCGTGTGGTGCGTCTCGGCGGCTTCGTGAATTCGACGCCCGACTTCGTCGATGCACCGAAGATCATCAACGGCGCCTCGGACCTGATGGTCGCCGCGTTCGGCGACAAGGGTCGTCACTCCCGCGCCGCTGTCGGCGTCGCCTCGCTGCCGGCCGATTGCGCCGTCGAGGTCGATGCGGTGTTCGAAGTCGCCTGATTCAGGACACTCGCGATGCGCGCACCCGACTGGCTGATCGCCCGCCCGGTCGCGCATCGCGGCCTGCACGACCGCGCCCGCGGCATCGTCGAGAACATGCCCGGCGCCATGAACGCGGCCATCGCGGGCAATTTTTCCATCGAAGTGGACATCCAGCTCACCGCCGATGGCGAGGCGATGGTCCATCACGATGACGAGCTCGGCCGCCTGACCGAAGGCTCTGGCCCCCTCCTCGCCAAGACCGCCGCCGAACTGAAGGCCGTCGCCTTCAAGGATACGCCCGAGCGCATGATGTCGCTCGGCGATCTCCTCGCGCTGGTGGATGGCCGTGTCGGCCTCGTCATTGAGGTCAAGAGCCACTTTGACCGCGACCGTCGACTGGTCCGCCGCGCCACCGAATTGCTCCGCGCCTATCGCGGCCCGGCGGCCATGATGTCGTTCGATCCCGATCAGGTGCTCGCCATGCGCGAGATCGCGCCGCAGGTCCCGCGCGGCATCACCGCCCAGCGCACTTATAACGACGGCGAATGGCTGACGCTGACACAGGCCCAGCGTGACGGCATGCTGCATCTCCGCCACGCGTTCCGCACCCGACCGCATTTCGTCTCCTACTGGGTCAAGCAGCTCCCCGCCCCGGCTCCCTGGATCGCTCGCAACATTTTTGGCTGCGCACTTATCACCTGGACCGTGCGCACGCCGGAGCAGCGCGCGATCACGGAGCGATGGGCCGACCAGATGACGTTCGAGGGTTTTGTCCCTTAACCCAAAAGGACAACCATCCCCACACGCTCCCCTCATGGTGAGGAGCGCGCCCTTGCGCGCGTCTCGAACCATGACTGGCTTGGCTCCGGAGTCTCGCAGCCATCCTTCGAGACGGCGCTTCGCGCCTCCTCAGGATGAGGGCGGAGTAGCTCGGCTTCGGGTCTTGAAGTGCGACACGAAGTGCCCACTTGAAACGCGAGGTCGCCGCGCTGATCGCACATGACCGGTTCAAGTGATTGATGACGTCATCGGATATTACCCTCGAAGCAGTCGGATCGATCAGCCAGGTGCCGCAAGCGGAATGGGACGCCTGCGCGACCGGGCGCGCCGTTGCGGGGCAGACTCTGGCGGGCGATCTGGCTGACCTCGACACGCTCTCAAGCACTGTCAACTCAAGTTCAACGTCGCCTTATAACCCATTCGTTTCCCACGCTTTTCTAAGCGCCGTTGAGAAATCGAATTCAGCCTGCGCGCGCACCGGCTGGGGGCCGCGGCACCTGCTCGCCAGGCAGGACGGTGCCATTGTCGGCATCGTACCGTGCTATCTGAAATCGCATTCCCAAGGCGAATATGTCTTCGACCGCGGCTGGGCCGACGCCTATGAGCGCGCCGGCGGCGACTATTATCCGAAGTTGCAGGTCTCGGTGCCCTTCACCCCGGCCACCGGCCCCCGCCTCCTGATCCGCGACGGCGTGGACGCCGGACGCGTCAGCGAGGCACTGGCCGGCGGCCTCGTCGGGCTTTGCGAGGCCACCGATGCCTCATCGGTGCATGTGACCTTCGCCCGCGAGGACGAATGGAAGTTTCTCGCCGAGCGCGGCTTTCTCCAGCGCACCGACCAGCAGTTTCACTTCCACAATCCCGGCTACGGGAGTTTCGACGACTTCCTCGCCACGCTGAACTCCCGCCACCGCAAGGCCATCAAACGCGAGCGCCGCGATGCCGTCGCCGCCGGGATCACCATCGAAACACTGACAGGGGCCGACATCACCGAGGAGGCCTGGGACGCCTTCTTCGATTTCTACATGGAGACGGGCTCGCGTAAATGGGGCCGCCCCTATCTCACCCGCGAATTCTACGCCCTGATCGGCGAGACCATGGCGGATGACGTGGCGCTGATCATGGCGAAGCGCAACGGCCGCTTCATCGCCGGCGCCATCAATTTCATCGGATCAAGCACGCTGTTCGGCCGCCACTGGGGCGCCATCGAACACCATCCGTTCCTGCATTTCGAGGTCTGCTATTATCAGGCCATCGACTTTGCGATCCGCCGCAGGCTCAGGACGGTGGAGGCCGGCGCCCAGGGCGAGCACAAGATCGCCCGCGGTTATCTCCCCCAGACCACCTATTCCGCCCATTACATCAGGGATCGCGGGTTTCGCGCCGCGGTGGCGGATTATCTCAAGCGCGAACGCGCTTATGTCGCCGAGGCCGGCCGCGAACTGGCCGAGCTCGGCCCGTTCCGCAGGGGCGATCCGGCCGCTTGACCGCAGCGGCGGCTGCGGCGACATTCCCGGCGCAATGTCGGGAGGATTCCATGGTCGCGTATGACAACAACAATATCTTCGCCAAGATTCTGCGCGGCGAGCTGCCCTGTGTGAAAGTCTACGAGAACGATCACGTTCTCGCCTTCCTCGACATCATGCCGCGCTCGCCCGGCCATACGCTGGTGATCCCCAAGGCTGCTGCGCGAAACATCTTCGACATCCTGCCGGAGGACTACGCCCATGTGGTCCGCGCCGCGCAGAAGATCGCCATCGCGGCGAAGCAGGCTTTCAATGCCGACGGCATGACCGTCGCGCAATATTCGGAGACAGCCGGCGGCCAGGTGGTGTTTCACCTGCACATGCACGTGATGCCGCGCTTCGAGGGCACGGCCCTGCTGCCGGCAGCAAGCGTCAAGGAAGACCCGAAGGTGCTGGAAGAGAATGCCGCGAAGCTCATCGCCGCGTTGAAGGCGCTGGGATAACACGCCGCCCCTCATGGTGAGGAGCGCGCTTTGCGCGCGTCTCGAACCATGAGCCGACTTGGCTCGGAGCCCGTCGCCATCCTTCGAGACGCGGCCTACGGCCGCTCCTCAGGATGAGGGCGGAGGTTGTTACTCCGTCTGAAAATCCCCGGGCTGCGGCGGCGCCAGCGGCGTGAACTCGCAGCGGTCGGGCTTGATGTCCAGCAGCGGCGTCTCGTCGAGACAATCGAGCCCGCGCACCAGCACCGTCGCCCCCTCGATCGCCACCAGCTTCACCATGGACGTGCCGATCGGGTTCGGCCGCACCGGCGTACGCAGCGAAAAGATGCCGCGCGCGGCGCCGTCATTCTTCGGGCTTTGCAGCACGAGGTCGCGGCGCGACAGATGCAGCCAGTAAAGCACCTCGAGCGTCTTGTAGAGTTCGAGATCTTTCAGCCCCGCCACCCATGGCTCGAAGACTTCGAGGCGGCACACCGGCCCGTCATGTCGGCCCTGCCGCGGCGTTTCCAGCCGCGACGTCCAGGGCGTGCGGATTCGGCCGATATAGACGAGCCCCGCATGGTTCGGTTTCGGTGCATCGACGACGACCTCGCCGGCACGGATTTCACTTTCACGAACCATGCTGCATCCCTTGATCAATCCAGCGAGATGTTCATCGCCTTGATGACTTTCGACCACCGCGCGCGGTCCTCGTCAACGAATTGATTGATTTCGGCGACCGTCTTCGGCTTCAGCACGGGAAAGCCGATCTTCTCCAGCGAGGCACGGAAGGCAGCATCGTTCAGCGCCCGATCCATGCTGGCCATGACTTTCGTCACCACCGCGTCCGGCAGCCTGGACGATCCGGCGAGACCGAACCAGACGCCGACCTGATAATCGGGATAGCCGCTCTCGATGACGGTCGGCACGTCGGGCAGATCGGGGCTGCGCTCCTTCGAGGATACGCCGAGCGGACGCAGCAGACCTGACTTCACCGGCGGCAGCGCCGTGGACAGCGTATCGAACATCACCTGGATATTGCCCGAGAGCAGATCGGTCAGCGCCGGACCCGCGCCCTTATAGGGCACATGGGTCATCTCAACGCCGGCGATCTGCTTGAACATCTCGCCCGCCAGATGAATCGTGCCGCCTGTCCCCGCCGAGCCGAAATTGAGCTTGCCGGGATTGGCCTTCGCATAGGCGACGAATTCCTTGACCGTCTTCGCCGGCACAGACGGATGCACCTCCATCACGACCGGCAGATCGGTGACCACCGTCAGCATGCGCAGATCCTTCTGCGGATCGTAGGGCAGCTTCTTGTAGAGCAGCGGATTGAGCACCATGATGGATGCCGCGGTTACAAACAGCGTGTAGCCGTCAGGATCTGCACGCGACACCATTTCGGCGGCGATGGCACCCTGCGCGCCCGGCTTGTTCTCGACCACTGTGGTTTGCTTGAGGTCGCGACCGAGATAATCGGCGACGAGCCGCGCCAGCACATCGGTCGGTCCCCCCGCGGCATAAGGTACGACGAGTTTGATGGCACGCACCGGATATTCCGCTGCGCGGGCCAGCGGCGCAACGATGGCTGTTGCCGCGATGATGACTGTCGATAGCAGAGCGGAGCGCAGGCGCGAGGTCATTGTCTCTCCCGGGGCATTGTTGTTTTGCTTGCGGGAGACACTATCGCGTTTATGTAGTGAGACAAGTGCGACAGCCGTAGGTCGGATGAGCGCAGCGTAATCCGACGGCCGACTGTGTGTGGCGAAGAACGGCGGATTACGCTGCACTCATCCGCTCTACGGAAAACATCATCCCAACCAATATTTGCCGCCGACCATCATCAGCTCGCCGCACAACACACCCGCGAAGATCGAGCGTTTCACACCGAGAAAGACCAGCAACCCGAACAACACCGAACCATAGCGCAGCGGCGCCGGCACGGTCGCGAGCGCACCGGGCGGAAACACCAGGATCTGCGCGATCACGCCGGCGAGAATCGCGGTCGCCACCGCTCTCACCCACACGAGGACGTCCGCCTCCTCGTCAATGCCACCTCCGAGCCAGAGGCCGAGCATGCGCCAGACCTCGTTGGGCAGGAAGCCGGCGAGCACGAGGATGACGAGCGCATGCCAGTTGCCGATGAAGGTCTGCAGCTCGCTCATCGCCGCCTCCAGCGATGCACGCCATAGGCAATGGTGCCGGCGGAAATACCGGAGATCAGGATGTCGACGCCGGTGTTGAACCACGACACGACGGGAAACAGCGCGAGGCCGAGCGCCAACGCGATCACATCCGGCAACTTCTTGCAGTTGCGTGCCGTCGACAGAAGGAATGCCAGCGGCGTCAGCAGCAGGATCGCAGCACCAAACAACGGCGGCAGATTGGCGGCGAGATGATAACCGATCCATGTGGCGATCAGGCATGTCGCGACGAGGCCGCAGCCGAGCCCGTTGACGAAAGCGATGCGCCGCTCGCGCGGCACCAGCGGCATCAGGCGAAAGCACTCGACCCAAAGCGTCACTGCGATGAAATGCGAGGGCAGGATGAGCTGCCGCTTCCTGGTATCCGGCATCCGCAGCATCGGCAGCACCGAAACCACCATTGGAAACAGGCGAATGCCGCTGACGCCAACGGCGATCGCCGCCTGAATGACGGTCGCGCCGGAGCCGAGCGCCGCCAGCAGGATGATCTGCGCGGGGCCGGCCCAGATCAGCGCCGTGCTCAACAGCGCCCAGAACAGGCTGAAATGCGTATCATGCGCCAGCGCGCCGATACCGAGATAAGTCGCAAACAACACTGCGGTGAGGATCGTGGCGGCCACTGACCGCAGGCCATAAAGAAACGCCGATGCCGTCCCCTGCCATCGCCGTGAGTCCAGAGCAGGTAGCGCCACGACAGTCCGCTTCCATTCGAATGATCCGCTGCTCATTGGCTACCGAATGCAGCGGCGGTCAAGTGCGCGCCACGCATGGCCGCTTTACGCGCCCCTGTTGCGCAGCACGAGACAGGCCTCCCCGGCTTTGTGGATCTGGCTGCACAGGCCGTTCGCCTGCTCACGTGTGTCGGCGCCGATCCGGACCTGATAGAACGGCCGCGTGCCGCGGCTGCGGAAGATCGAACGCAAGAGGTTCGGATCGTGATCGCCGACCACCGAGCGCAGGCGGACCATGGCGCGAGCATATTGCATCAGCGCGCGGTCGCGGTTGAAGCCGGCCGACAGCTGGACGCCCCAGGGCTTGGATTCGCCGAGTTTTACGCGAGCCTCAAGCTGCGCCACGAACGGATTGGGCGCCCGCTGCAGCAGCGCCATCAGGTCGCGACAGCTCGAGGTCTGCGGGCGTGGCAGCGCCTTGCCGTTCCGGCCGGCAGCCTGCCAGTCCTCCACCGTCGCGCCGGTGATCGCCGAGACATAGTTGCGGGTCTCGCCGGGCATATAACCTTTGCCGTCGAGCCATTCCTGCACGCGGCGCGGACCGGCATTGTAGGCCGCCGCCGCGAGGCCGAGATTGCCGAACTGGTCGCGGAGTTCGCGCAAAAACTCCGCCGACTTCGGCAACGCCTGCACCGGATCGAACGGATCCAGCAATCGCCGTTCGGCAGCCGTGCCCGGCATGAATTGCGCAATACCTTGCGCGCGCTGGCCGCTGCGCGTCATCGGTCCCACGGCGTCGGGCTGAAAGCGGCTCTCCTGCCAGATCACGCGGGCGAAGAACTCCAGCGGCAGGTCGTTGGCGCGCGCGGCCGACTCGATCATCAGACACATCGCCTCGCGCGCGCTGCTGTCGCGGCCGGTGTCCGGCACGGCCGGGCGCATGGGCATCATGCGATCAGCACCCGGCTTGGCCCGTTCGCTGAGCGGCAGATCGTCGGCGCACGCCTGCCCGGCCAGGAGCATCGCGATGCCCGTCATCGCTGCGGTGGTCCATCGCGTCATGCAAGGCCCTGCGCGAGTTCCGCGCCTTGATCGGTGATTTGCAACGGGCTAGCTATGAAACAAATAAGGCGGATACGGGAAGGAAATCATGAGCGACCTCCAGCACGAGACCCCGGACCGCGCCGCGCAGGACGATGTGCCGATCCAGTACATGGCCCGTACCCGCGCCTATTACCGCGCCCTCGGCTACGATGCTCCCTATCGCTGGGCGCACAATGTGGATGCGCCCTTCCAATCGCTGAAGAAGCCGCTGGCACATTCGCGCGTCGCCATTATCACGACAGCGGCGCCCTACGATCCCGACAAGGGCGACCAGGGGCCAGGTGCGCTCTACAATGGCGGCGCCAAATTCTATCAGGTCTATGATGGCGACACGTCGCAGACCCACGACCTGCGCATCTCCCACATCGCCTATGACCGCGTCCACACCACAGCCGATGACAGCGGCACCTGGTTTCCGCTCGCAACGCTGAAACAGGCCGCGGCGCAAGGCCGCATCGGCGAAGTCGCGCCACGCTTCTTCGGCGCACCGACCAATCGCAGCCACCGCGTCACCATCGAGATCGACGCGCCGGACATCCTCGCCCGCGCGCAGGCTGACGGCATCGATGCCGCCGTGCTGGTGCCGAACTGTCCGGTCTGCCACCAGACCGTCAGCATCGTCGCGCGGCATCTGGAAACAAATGGCATCCCCACCGTGGTGATGGGCTGCGCCAAGGACATCGTCGAACATGTGGGCGTGCCGCGCTTTCTGTTCAGCGACTTCCCGCTCGGCAATTCCGCAGGCAAGCCCCACGACAAGGCTTCGCAGGCGCTGACGCTAGAACTGGCGCTGCGGCTGCTGGAGTCCGCAGCCGGACCACAGACGACCATGCAGTCCCCACTGCGCTGGGCGCAGGATCCGGCATGGAAGAACGACTACAACAATGTCGCTTTGCTCAGCGAGGAGGAGCTGGCCCGCCGCCGCGCCGAATTCGACAAGCAGAAGGAAATCGCCAGGGGGCTGCGGGATACCGCTGCGTGAATTGTGGCCGGTTTTCGGCGACCGGTCTTAAGTTTGATTTACGTTAACTTCGTTCAGACATCGCCGGAGCCTTCCCCGTGAGAGGGAACCGCGTAGAGTCCGCCCGTTTCAAACGGGGATTTCGGGACATGGACGATCGTCGCAAACATCCGCGCGACAAGGTGATCATCAGCGCCGTCGCATCGAAGGATCAGAAGGCCAAGGAATGCGTCGTCCGTGACATTTCCGAGGATGGCGCCCGCGTCCAGTTCCCGCTCGGCCACCGCCCGATCAAGGATCAGATGTCCCTGACCATCGAACGCGACGGTCGCCCGGTGTCGGCCGACATCATCTGGTCGCGCGGCAACGTCGTCGGCGTGTCCTTCAACGAAGCGCGGGCCGATGAAGCCCCCGCTTCGGATCTCGACGCGCGCGTCCGCAAGAGCGAGGCGAAGAAGCGCGAACTGCAGATGGAAATCCAGCGGCTGTTGGGGAAGTAACACTCTCGACCCACTGCGCTCCGTCCCTCATCCTGAGAGTCTGACTGGAAATGCAGTCCGTAGTTTGGCGCTGCTGGTCGCCCAGACCGAGCGCAACAGACGCTATCCCTCATGGTGAGGAGGCGCGAAGCGCCGTCTCGAACCATGAGATGGCTGGTCTCCGAGCTTGTCGCCATCCTTCGAGACGCGGCCAAATGGCCGCTCCTCAGGATGAGGGACGGAGAAGTGAGATACTGAGTTGAACGCGGCATTGTCCCGAGCAAAAGCAGTCAAAAGCGCCCCAGACCGCTTTTGAGTCAGACTCTGAGGAGTGCGCAAAGCGGGCGTCTCGAAGGATGGCCGCGAGCGCGGAGCCAAGCCAGCTCACGGTTCGAGACGGCGCTGTCAGCGGCGCAATTGCGCCGCTAGGCCTCCTCACCATGAGGGACAAACAAAAAGGCCGGTGATCGCTCACCGGCCTTTTTCGTTTCAACCCAGCAAAAGCCTTACGCCTTCACCAGTCCCTTCGCCGAACCCGAGCCCTTGCCGGGCTTCGGCTTCTTCGCGGCGCCGCGCTTGGCCGGCAGCTTTTCCGGCTTCGGCGTCACCGGGCCATCGACGAATTCGAAACCGATGGTCTCCTGCTCGACGCCGAGCACCGCCTCGCCCTTCTTGAGGACCACGCGGACATGGCCGCCATTCTTGAGTTCGCCGAATAGCAGCTCTTCGGCGAGCGGCTTCTTGATGTATTCCTGGATCACGCGGCCCATCGGGCGCGCACCCATCTGCTCGTCGTAACCGTGCTGGATCAGCCAGTTCTTCGCCGGCTCGGACAGTTCGATGGTGACGTCGCGGTCCGCCAGCTGGGCTTCCAGCTGCAGCACGAACTTCTCCACCACCATGCCGATGACGTCGGAATTCAGATGGCCGAACGACACGATGGCGTCGAGACGGTTGCGGAATTCCGGTGCGAACTGACGGTTGATCGCCTCGTGGTCGTCGCCTTCCCGCTTGCTGCGGGTGAAGCCGAAGGCCTGACGCGCGAGATCGGCCGCGCCCGCATTGGTCGTCATGATCAGGATGACGTTGCGGAAATTCACCTGCTTGCCGTTGTTGTCGGTCAGCCGGCCGTGATCCATCACCTGCAGCAGCACGTTGTAGAGATCCGGATGCGCCTTCTCGATTTCGTCGAGCAGCACCACGCAATGCGGATGCTGATCCACGCCATCGGTGAGCAGGCCGCCCTGGTCGAAGCCGACATAGCCGGGAGGTGCACCGATCAGGCGCGACACCGTGTGCCGCTCCATATATTCGGACATGTCGAAGCGCAGCAGTTCGACGCCGAGCGTCGCCGCCAGCTGCTTCGCCACCTCGGTCTTGCCGACGCCCGTCGGGCCCGAGAACAGGTAGGAGCCGATCGGCTTCTCCGGTTCGCGCAGGCCGGCGCGCGCCAGCTTGATCGATGCGGACAGCGCCTCGATGGCCTTGTCCTGGCCGAACACCACGCGCTTGAGGGTGGCTTCGAGATGCTTCAGCGTCTCGGCGTCGTCCTTCGACACGCTCTTCGGCGGGATGCGCGCCATCGTCGCGATGGTGGTCTCGATCTCCTTGATGCCGATGGTCTTCTTGCGCTTGCTCTCGGTCACCAGCATCTGCGCCGCGCCGGATTCGTCGATCACATCGATCGCCTTGTCCGGCAGCTTGCGGTCGTGGATGTAGCGCGACGACAGCTGCACCGCGGCCTCGATGGCCTCGTTGGTATATTTCAGCTTGTGGTAATCCTCGAAGTAAGGCTTCAGCCCCTTCAGGATCAGGATCGCGTCATCGACCGTCGGCTCGTTGACGTCGATCTTCTGGAAGCGCCGCACCAGTGCGCGGTCCTTCTCGAAGTGCTGGCGATATTCTTTGTAGGTAGTCGAGCCCATGCAGCGTATCGCCCCCGAAGCCAGCGCTGGCTTGAGCAGATTCGATGCATCCATGGCGCCGCCCGAGGTGGCGCCGGCGCCGATCACCGTATGGATTTCGTCGATGAACAGGATCGCATTCGGATGCGCTTCCAGTTCCTTCAACACCTGCTTGAGGCGTTCCTCGAAATCGCCGCGATAGCGCGTGCCGGCGAGCAGCGTGCCCATGTCGAGCGAGAACACGGTGGCGGCCGACAGCACTTCCGGCACATCGCTGTCGACGATGCGCTTGGCGAGGCCTTCGGCGATCGCCGTCTTGCCGACGCCAGCTTCGCCGACAAACAGCGGGTTGTTCTTCTGGCGGCGGCACAGCACCTGGATCGCGCGGTTGATTTCGGAATTGCGTCCGATTACCGGGTCGATCTTACCGTCCTTGGCCTTCTTGTTGAGGTTGACGCAATAGGTCTCGAGCGCCTCGCCCTTCTTCTTGGCTTCGTCGCCGCCCTTGTTCTCGGTCTCCTCGTCGACGCCGCGCACCGGCCGCGCCTCGGAGACGCCCGGCCGCTTGGCGATGCCATGGCTGATGTAATTCACCGCGTCATAGCGCGTCATGTCCTGCTCCTGCAGGAAATAGGCGGCATGGCTTTCGCGCTCGGCGAAGATCGCGATCAGCACGTTGGCGCCGGTCACTTCCTCGCGACCGGACGACTGCACGTGAATGACGGCGCGCTGAATCACGCGCTGGAAACCCGCGGTCGGCTTGGCGTCGTCGCTGCCGTCCGTCACCAGGTTTTCGAATTCGGTTTCGAGATAAT
Coding sequences within:
- the clpA gene encoding ATP-dependent Clp protease ATP-binding subunit ClpA; its protein translation is MPTFSQSLEQSLHRALSIANERHHQYATLEHLLLSLVDDSDAAAVMRACSVDLDKLRGSLVNYLETEFENLVTDGSDDAKPTAGFQRVIQRAVIHVQSSGREEVTGANVLIAIFAERESHAAYFLQEQDMTRYDAVNYISHGIAKRPGVSEARPVRGVDEETENKGGDEAKKKGEALETYCVNLNKKAKDGKIDPVIGRNSEINRAIQVLCRRQKNNPLFVGEAGVGKTAIAEGLAKRIVDSDVPEVLSAATVFSLDMGTLLAGTRYRGDFEERLKQVLKELEAHPNAILFIDEIHTVIGAGATSGGAMDASNLLKPALASGAIRCMGSTTYKEYRQHFEKDRALVRRFQKIDVNEPTVDDAILILKGLKPYFEDYHKLKYTNEAIEAAVQLSSRYIHDRKLPDKAIDVIDESGAAQMLVTESKRKKTIGIKEIETTIATMARIPPKSVSKDDAETLKHLEATLKRVVFGQDKAIEALSASIKLARAGLREPEKPIGSYLFSGPTGVGKTEVAKQLAATLGVELLRFDMSEYMERHTVSRLIGAPPGYVGFDQGGLLTDGVDQHPHCVVLLDEIEKAHPDLYNVLLQVMDHGRLTDNNGKQVNFRNVILIMTTNAGAADLARQAFGFTRSKREGDDHEAINRQFAPEFRNRLDAIVSFGHLNSDVIGMVVEKFVLQLEAQLADRDVTIELSEPAKNWLIQHGYDEQMGARPMGRVIQEYIKKPLAEELLFGELKNGGHVRVVLKKGEAVLGVEQETIGFEFVDGPVTPKPEKLPAKRGAAKKPKPGKGSGSAKGLVKA